In Vanessa cardui chromosome 6, ilVanCard2.1, whole genome shotgun sequence, the following proteins share a genomic window:
- the LOC124530583 gene encoding T-related protein produces the protein MAASHILSAVEPTVGGGSSRGGREREVNVALDDRELWVRFQTLTNEMIVTKNGRRMFPVVKVTASGLDPTAMYTVLLEFVQVDTHRWKYVNGEWVPGGKAEVPPSNAIYIHPESPNFGAHWMKEPISFAKVKLTNKTNGNGQIMLNSLHKYEPRVHLVKVGTDLRRIMTYPFPETQFIAVTAYQNEEVTSLKIKYNPFAKAFLDAKERPEGYYQRDFVGTHYPQQSSSPHQYPQFGGWFVTSQSLYGNSNSSSRRPAPYPPRPPSRPRTLSPPSTYSNSDRTTAAAANGGGSYTWASSSSYWSSPQGNSSPQPNASPAPYRTPPHAYPAPIEYAPAPPTNTTSPATAPAPLYPLQYEAPAQHHSPYYQHAYAPYAHHTIEDISYWPNSLNSYGYQPSEYVGTGDVAYSTEGMPFGSTGAPLEATTNQDGRTTPSGSEHQTGEREYKYNTEEERHSPCEESNHPPRSPPQ, from the exons ATGGCAGCGTCACACATACTGAGTGCCGTGGAGCCGACTGTCGGGGGTGGTAGTTCGCGCGGAGGTCGCGAGCGCGAAGTAAATGTTGCTCTTGACGATCGGGAATTGTGGGTTCGTTTTCAGACACTCACCAATGAAATGATAGTCACTAAGAATGGAAG ACGTATGTTCCCAGTAGTAAAAGTTACTGCCAGTGGGCTGGACCCAACGGCCATGTACACTGTTCTCCTTGAATTTGTTCAAGTTGACACGCACCGTTGGAAATACGTTAACGGCGAATGG gtacCAGGAGGCAAAGCTGAAGTTCCACCGTCTAACGCTATTTATATACACCCGGAAAGTCCGAACTTCGGTGCTCATTGGATGAAAGAACCTATATCCTTTGCAAAGGTTAAACTTACGAACAAGACTAATGGAAATGGACAG ATAATGCTGAATTCTCTACACAAATACGAACCACGTGTACATTTAGTGAAAGTTGGTACCGATCTTCGTCGTATCATGACATATCCATTCCCGGAGACACAATTCATAGCTGTAACCGCCTATCAGAACGAAGAGGTGACGTCtttgaaaataaagtataacCCTTTCGCCAAGGCTTTTTTGGATGCTAAAGAGAGACCGGAAGGTTATTATCAAAGAGATTTCGTTGGAACTCATTATCCGCAACAAAGTTCTTCACCACATCAATACCCACAGT tcgGTGGATGGTTTGTTACATCACAGTCGCTATATGGAAATAGCAACTCATCATCAAGAAGACCGGCGCCCTACCCACCTCGGCCTCCATCACGACCTCGGACTTTATCGCCACCAT CCACTTACAGCAATTCGGACCGAACTACAGCAGCCGCAGCTAATGGTGGTGGAAGCTACACTTGGGCAAGTAGCAGCAGCTACTGGAGCTCACCTCAAGGAAATAGTTCCCCTCAACCAAATGCGTCACCAGCGCCATATCGCACTCCGCCACATGCCTACCCCGCTCCTATTGAGTACGCGCCGGCACCTCCAACCAATACTACTTCACCCGCAACAGCACCTGCCCCGCTGTATCCTCTGCAATACGAAGCCCCAGCACAGCATCATTCTCCGTACTACCAGCATGCGTATGCGCCTTACGCTCATCATACGATCGAAGACATTTCTTACTGGCCCAATAG cttAAACAGTTACGGCTATCAACCTTCAGAATATGTAGGAACGGGTGATGTTGCTTATAGTACTGAGGGGATGCCATTCGGATCAACCGGTGCTCCCCTAGAAGCTACTACAAATCAAGATGGACGAACAACGCCTTCTGGTTCTGAACATCAAACGGGAGAAAGAGAATATAAGTACAATACAGAAGAAGAACGCCACTCTCCCTGCGAAGAATCCAACCATCCACCACGCTCTCCGCCGCAGTGA
- the LOC124530381 gene encoding origin recognition complex subunit 3, whose protein sequence is MESTTSVSKGVFLFPNGFKKTKHSKKKPKRNLFESLSKDSWYKTFKYNWNVVENQLKELHEQTYSILLNDIVTYVKLVNQEHEYSTLEGIIPSATLLTGVNQPDYVNQFLALIDRVREDVTPHVALINSQDAQTVKHLVESAVWQLIHGQDVLDNSAANDSFENSSSDKVKLKKNQCTLKTLLNWYQAKYVKQSPKKYKPITKKALVIIMPDFESFNCNILQDFVMIISSYVQSLPLVLIFGVATSVSALHKSFPYHVSSKLLIKVFHSHPSHVYMNQVLENIFLSHTSPFHLSGKAFELMTDVFLFYDFSVTGLIQSIKYCMIDHYYGDNIKSLCCVPEQLDEAINNLTKDDLESIRQLLSFRPFLEVQDCETKIGLFEDDNFFREILSKEITKLHDYIHSFYLCIRLLSTFVKDLPKNTLGKTVRELYAKCSSECVTSTQPFKECMQLLNFQSQMKLAETIKAALKDINTCLQVTTPVKPLRSTPSKNNIHNITLKNDLGQDFAKTIKIHLMTFLRQIENASNDASVFTNNDMDAENDLDNVNIPGNRYKLKEKLLRATRVEKIQSEYEMVRARFVCYLEEVFTKGLQPPYTQTFHEILFFSDVANVKKQIVGSPRGALHTALSNPMHYLQCTCCHLSSVDSISDTLPDVSIAYKLHRECGKHINLYDWLQAFAAVLRPDEDDEDRYKDVNIQVRFTRAVSELQFLGFIKSSKRKTDHVMRLTW, encoded by the exons ATGGAATCAACTACCTCAGTTTctaag GGTGTGTTTTTGTTTCCGAatggttttaaaaaaacaaagcatTCGAAAAAGAAACCGAAACGCAATCTATTTGAAAGTTTATCCAAAGACTCCTGgtataaaacattcaaatataacTGGAATGTGGTCGAAAATCAGTTAAAA gaACTTCATGAGCAAACATATAGCATTCTGTTGAATGACATTGTAACCTACGTCAAGTTGGTTAATCAGGAGCATGAGTACAGTACATTGGAGGGGATCATACCTAGTGCCACATTATTGACTGGGGTCAATCAGCCAGACTATGTCAATCAGTTTTTAGCCCTTATAGATAGAGTTAG GGAAGATGTTACACCACATGTTGCGTTGATAAATTCACAAGATGCTCAAACAGTTAAACATTTAGTGGAAAGTGCTGTTTGGCAGTTAATACACGGACAGGATGTGCTG GATAACTCTGCTGCTAATGACAGTTTTGAAAATAGCTCGAGTGATAAAGTTAAATTGAAGAAAAATCAATGTACATTGAAAACTTTGCTCAATTGGTATCAagcaaaatatgtaaaacaatcgCCAAAGAAATATAAGCCTATCACAAAAAAGGCTTTAGTTATAATAATGCCAGATTTTGAGagctttaattgtaatatattgcaggattttgtaatgattataag TTCCTACGTACAATCATTGCCATTAGTATTGATATTTGGAGTGGCAACATCTGTTTCAGCTCTACATAAATCATTTCCATACCATGTCTCGTCAAAATTGCTAATTAAAGTGTTTCATTCTCATCCGTCACATGTTTATATGAATCAA gttttagaaaatattttcttatctcACACAAGTCCATTCCACTTGAGTGGCAAAGCTTTCGAACTGATGACAGATGTATTTCTTTTCTATGATTTCTCTGTTACAGGCCTCATTCAGAGTATTAAG TACTGTATGATCGATCACTATTATGGAGACAATATTAAATCACTATGTTGTGTGCCGGAACAACTTGATGAGGCAATTAATAATCTTACTAAAGATGATTTGGAAAGTATACGACAATTGTTATCTTTCCGGCCCTTCTTGGAGGTACAGGATTGTGAAACTAAAATCGGTCTTTTTGAAGACGATAATTTTTTCAGAGAAATATTGTCTAAGGAAATAACCAAACTTCATGACTATATACATAGTTTTTATCTGTGTATACGGTTGCTTTCCACTTTTGTAAAGGATCTACCAAAGAATACACTCGGAAAAACT gtTAGAGAGCTTTATGCTAAATGTTCATCGGAATGTGTAACAAGTACACAACCATTTAAAGAGTGCATGCAGTTACTGAATTTTCAATCACAAATGAAACTGGCTGAAACTATAAAAGCTGCGCTTAAAGACATCAATACATGTTTACAAGTAACCACACCAGTAAAACCTCTACGATCAACTccatcaaaaaataatattcacaaCATTACTCTGAAGAATGATCTCGGTCAAGATTTcgcaaaaacaataaaaattcatttGATGACATTCTTGAGGCAAATAGAGAACGCAAGCAATGATGCTTCAGTATTTACCAATAATGATATGGATGCCGAAAATGATTTGGACAATGTTAATATACCTGGTAATAGGTACAAATTGAAAGAG AAATTGTTAAGAGCCACGAGAGTTGAAAAAATACAGTCCGAGTATGAAATGGTACGCGCGAGGTTTGTGTGTTATTTAGAGGAGGTTTTCACAAAAGGTCTGCAGCCGCCGTACACGCAAACGTTTCACGAAATATTGTTCTTCAGTGACGTTGCCAATGTCAAGAAACAAATTGTGGGCTCGCCCCGAGGAGCACTGCACACAGCCCTCAGTAACCCAATGCATTATTTGCAG tgTACCTGCTGTCATTTGTCTTCAGTAGACAGTATATCGGATACATTACCTGATGTGTCAATAGCGTACAAGTTACACCGTGAATGTGGCAAACACATCAACTTGTACGACTGGTTGCAAGCCTTCGCTGCGGTGCTGCGACCCGATGAAGACGATGAGGACCGATACAAGGACGTTAATATTCA aGTTCGATTTACGCGTGCCGTATCGGAGCTGCAGTTTCttggttttataaaatcatcTAAAAGAAAGACTGACCATGTCATGCGTCTGACTTGGTGA